A portion of the Gossypium arboreum isolate Shixiya-1 chromosome 8, ASM2569848v2, whole genome shotgun sequence genome contains these proteins:
- the LOC108488100 gene encoding uncharacterized mitochondrial protein AtMg00860-like — MTFIDLMNCVFQPFLDQFVIVCIDDILVNSKLEPKHDEHLRIVVHILREKKLFAKLSKYVFLLKEVMFLAHVISAEDIRVDPEMVKAILDWKQSKNASEIQIFLGLVGYYQRFVEDFSLIAIPLVKMLRKNTPFK; from the coding sequence atGACATTTATAGATCTCATGAATTGTGTTTTCCAGCCTTTCCTAGACCAATTCGTCATCGTGTGCATTGATGATATATTAGTAAATTCTAAGTTAGAACCTAAGCATgatgagcatttgaggatagttgtACATATTCTTCGTGAGAAGAAGCTTTTTGCTAAGCTCAGTAAGTACGTGTTCTTGTTGAAAGAGGTTATGTTTTTAGCTCATGTGATATCTGCTGAGGATATCCGTGTGGATCCAGAAATGGTTAAAGCTATCTTGGATTGGAAGCAATCGAAAAATGCATCAGAGATTCAGATTTTTCTTGGTTTGGTAGGATATTATCAAAGGTTTGTTGAGGATTTTTCCTTGATAGCAATCCCATTGGTTAAGATGTTAAGGAAGAACACTCCTTTTAAGTGA